A part of Apostichopus japonicus isolate 1M-3 chromosome 10, ASM3797524v1, whole genome shotgun sequence genomic DNA contains:
- the LOC139975286 gene encoding SET domain-containing protein 4-like isoform X2 encodes MATKSMKPGDVIVSIPSNLLITSQVVLRSELKDVLKTFPVKLTARLLLCAFVIYERQKGSSSFWAPYIGSLPDAFSTPSYFTSEELQLLPAPLRQRATEQNSLLCDGFSKLTKFFEFGQECHFLSDFSFDFDDFKWAWSAVNTRTLYYKVEEAGSHRLVDPSERDVYVLAPFLDLLNHSSTAEVAGSFNSIKQCYEIQTTTPYNKFDQVFIHYGPHDNETLLLEYGFVEPTNPHSVVAITKEDVIKFSSEVMDAWVSETGSVLPKRFERIEAKGIWDISCSLNGPSWHLTVSLNILCMGQEQYGRGEWVGLLGGEEPSQECLARSRRAVQNILCNYLAKGVTSSQELLSIKSDSYHHYMTVQLMQEKKFILEECLKQVQQFEPQEQT; translated from the exons ATGGCTACCAAGTCAATGAAG CCTGGTGATGTCATTGTATCAATCCCATCAAATCTACTCATTACCAGCCAAGTGGTTCTCAGGAGTGAACTGAAAGATGTTCTGAAAAC ttttccagtcaaatTAACTGCCAGACTCCTACTCTGTGCCTTTGTCATCTACGAGAGACAGAAAGGATCCTCATCTTTTTGGGCACCATACATCGGAAGCCTTCCTGATGCCTTTAGTACCCCATCATACTTCACTTCAGAAGAACTGCAACTTCTTCCAGCCCCACTGAGGCAACGAGCCACAGAACAGAACAGCTTATTGTGTGATGGTTTCAGCAAATTAACCAAATTTTTTGAGTTTGGCCAGGAGTGTCACTTTTTGAGCGATTTTTCTTTTGACTTTGACGATTTCAAGTGGGCTTGGTCTGCTGTCAATACAAGAACTTTGTATTATAAGGTAGAAGAGGCTGGCAGTCATCGCTTGGTTGACCCATCGGAACGAGACGTCTACGTTTTAGCTCCGTTCTTGGACCTTCTCAATCATTCATCAACCGCAGAG GTGGCTGGTTCCTTCAATTCCATCAAACAATGCTACGAGATACAAACTACCACACCGTACAACAAATTTGATCAGGTCTTCATCCATTATGGCCCACATGATAATGAGACCCTCCTCCTTGAATATGGTTTCGTGGAACCCACGAACCCACATAGTGTGGTCGCTATAACCAAAG AGGATGTTATCAAGTTCTCGTCAGAAGTGATGGATGCCTGGGTCTCGGAGACAGGGAGCGTCTTGCCGAAGAGGTTTGAGAGGATAGAGGCAAAGGGCATCTGGGACATCAGTTGCTCGTTGAACGGACCCTCCTGGCACCTCACCGTCAGTTTGAATATTCTGTGCATGGGCCAAGAGCAATATGGAAGAGGAGAGTGGGTTGGCCTATTAGGGGGCGAAGAACCATCTCAGGAGTGCCTCGCGAGAAGTAGACGGGCGGTGCAAAATATCCTTTGCAATTATTTAGCGAAAGGGGTCACCAGCAGTCAG GAGTTACTATCCATTAAGAGTGATAGTTATCATCATTATATGACAGTACAGCTAATGCAGGAGAAGAAATTCATATTAGAAGAGTGTTTGAAACAAGTGCAACAGTTTGAGCCTCAGGAACAAACTTGA
- the LOC139975286 gene encoding SET domain-containing protein 4-like isoform X1: MADLQVKQHVSGRGRTGRRREKRRSKIDCQRNISQEKKYVELQQWLNANGAGGYPLRPTYFHDTGRGLMATKSMKPGDVIVSIPSNLLITSQVVLRSELKDVLKTFPVKLTARLLLCAFVIYERQKGSSSFWAPYIGSLPDAFSTPSYFTSEELQLLPAPLRQRATEQNSLLCDGFSKLTKFFEFGQECHFLSDFSFDFDDFKWAWSAVNTRTLYYKVEEAGSHRLVDPSERDVYVLAPFLDLLNHSSTAEVAGSFNSIKQCYEIQTTTPYNKFDQVFIHYGPHDNETLLLEYGFVEPTNPHSVVAITKEDVIKFSSEVMDAWVSETGSVLPKRFERIEAKGIWDISCSLNGPSWHLTVSLNILCMGQEQYGRGEWVGLLGGEEPSQECLARSRRAVQNILCNYLAKGVTSSQELLSIKSDSYHHYMTVQLMQEKKFILEECLKQVQQFEPQEQT, translated from the exons ATGGCTGATTTACAAGTAAAGCAACACGTTTCCGGTCGTGGAAGAACAGGTAGACGTCGGGAGAAAAGAAGGTCGAAAATCG ATTGCCAAAGGAACATCTCTCAGGAGAAAAAATATGTCGAATTGCAGCAGTGGCTCAATGCCAATGGAGCAGGTGGATACCCATTGAGACCAACATATTTTCATG ATACTGGCAGGGGTCTGATGGCTACCAAGTCAATGAAG CCTGGTGATGTCATTGTATCAATCCCATCAAATCTACTCATTACCAGCCAAGTGGTTCTCAGGAGTGAACTGAAAGATGTTCTGAAAAC ttttccagtcaaatTAACTGCCAGACTCCTACTCTGTGCCTTTGTCATCTACGAGAGACAGAAAGGATCCTCATCTTTTTGGGCACCATACATCGGAAGCCTTCCTGATGCCTTTAGTACCCCATCATACTTCACTTCAGAAGAACTGCAACTTCTTCCAGCCCCACTGAGGCAACGAGCCACAGAACAGAACAGCTTATTGTGTGATGGTTTCAGCAAATTAACCAAATTTTTTGAGTTTGGCCAGGAGTGTCACTTTTTGAGCGATTTTTCTTTTGACTTTGACGATTTCAAGTGGGCTTGGTCTGCTGTCAATACAAGAACTTTGTATTATAAGGTAGAAGAGGCTGGCAGTCATCGCTTGGTTGACCCATCGGAACGAGACGTCTACGTTTTAGCTCCGTTCTTGGACCTTCTCAATCATTCATCAACCGCAGAG GTGGCTGGTTCCTTCAATTCCATCAAACAATGCTACGAGATACAAACTACCACACCGTACAACAAATTTGATCAGGTCTTCATCCATTATGGCCCACATGATAATGAGACCCTCCTCCTTGAATATGGTTTCGTGGAACCCACGAACCCACATAGTGTGGTCGCTATAACCAAAG AGGATGTTATCAAGTTCTCGTCAGAAGTGATGGATGCCTGGGTCTCGGAGACAGGGAGCGTCTTGCCGAAGAGGTTTGAGAGGATAGAGGCAAAGGGCATCTGGGACATCAGTTGCTCGTTGAACGGACCCTCCTGGCACCTCACCGTCAGTTTGAATATTCTGTGCATGGGCCAAGAGCAATATGGAAGAGGAGAGTGGGTTGGCCTATTAGGGGGCGAAGAACCATCTCAGGAGTGCCTCGCGAGAAGTAGACGGGCGGTGCAAAATATCCTTTGCAATTATTTAGCGAAAGGGGTCACCAGCAGTCAG GAGTTACTATCCATTAAGAGTGATAGTTATCATCATTATATGACAGTACAGCTAATGCAGGAGAAGAAATTCATATTAGAAGAGTGTTTGAAACAAGTGCAACAGTTTGAGCCTCAGGAACAAACTTGA